The following proteins come from a genomic window of Gordonia westfalica:
- a CDS encoding sulfurtransferase: MTSAPLITPTELQDRLGEGRLRIVDATVHLTFDADGAHVASGRDTYLEGHLPGAVFIDQITGLSDPDGEAPFAAASSEKFAATVGEAGIGDHSTVVVYDTVNGIWATRLWWQFGLEGFDDVVVLDGGYDAWVKAGLPTETGESPHPAATFTAHRRPGRIASTDEVVAATADSSVLLVNALDRESFSGGHIPSSVNVPFGELVDESGALKSLDELRELFTEAGALDPAVRPVTYCGGGIAATAAALALKTLGRHDVAVYDGSMNASTADPARPLSSVDSRS; encoded by the coding sequence ATGACCTCCGCACCGCTGATCACCCCGACCGAACTGCAGGACCGTCTCGGCGAGGGGCGCCTGCGCATCGTCGACGCGACGGTTCACCTGACCTTCGACGCCGACGGCGCGCACGTCGCCTCCGGCCGGGACACCTACCTCGAGGGGCACCTGCCCGGCGCGGTGTTCATCGACCAGATCACCGGCCTGTCCGATCCGGACGGCGAGGCGCCCTTCGCCGCCGCGTCGTCGGAGAAGTTCGCCGCGACCGTCGGCGAGGCGGGGATCGGCGACCACTCGACCGTCGTCGTCTACGACACGGTCAACGGCATCTGGGCGACGCGCCTGTGGTGGCAGTTCGGCCTCGAGGGATTCGACGACGTCGTCGTCCTCGATGGCGGATACGACGCCTGGGTGAAGGCCGGACTCCCGACCGAGACCGGCGAATCCCCCCATCCGGCAGCCACTTTCACCGCGCACCGTCGCCCGGGGCGCATCGCGTCGACCGACGAGGTGGTCGCGGCCACCGCGGATTCGTCGGTTCTGCTGGTCAACGCGCTCGACCGGGAATCGTTCTCCGGCGGTCACATCCCGAGCAGCGTCAACGTCCCGTTCGGCGAACTCGTCGACGAGTCCGGTGCACTGAAGTCGCTCGACGAACTGCGCGAACTGTTCACCGAGGCCGGCGCCCTCGATCCCGCCGTCCGGCCGGTCACCTACTGCGGCGGCGGGATCGCAGCCACCGCAGCGGCACTCGCACTGAAGACCCTCGGCCGGCACGACGTGGCGGTGTACGACGGGTCGATGAACGCCTCGACCGCGGACCCGGCACGTCCCCTGTCGTCGGTCGACTCCCGGTCATGA
- a CDS encoding GNAT family N-acetyltransferase produces the protein MTSTHPAVAVELVTDPDLAAAVAEVAGATFPLACPPHTAASDIAEFVATNLGEKNFRGYIADPDADVLVARDGADGAILGYALVLHRPPSNPVVAALVPERPASEVSKMYVLPDHHSRPGLSPSRALMSAALDRARDRGSAVVWLGVNQLNERAQKFYTKTGFTNAGVRTFELGGSVEHDYVFTQKL, from the coding sequence ATGACCTCGACCCACCCCGCGGTGGCCGTCGAACTCGTCACCGATCCCGACCTGGCCGCGGCGGTGGCCGAGGTCGCCGGCGCCACCTTCCCGCTGGCGTGCCCGCCGCACACCGCCGCCTCCGACATCGCCGAGTTCGTGGCAACAAACCTCGGCGAGAAGAACTTTCGCGGCTACATCGCCGACCCCGACGCCGACGTGCTCGTCGCCCGGGACGGAGCGGACGGCGCAATCCTGGGCTATGCGCTGGTCCTGCACCGCCCACCGTCGAATCCCGTTGTCGCCGCGCTGGTTCCCGAGCGGCCGGCGAGCGAGGTGTCGAAGATGTACGTACTCCCCGACCACCATTCGCGTCCCGGCCTCAGCCCGTCACGCGCCCTGATGTCCGCGGCGCTCGATCGTGCGCGCGACCGCGGGAGCGCGGTCGTCTGGCTCGGCGTGAACCAGCTCAACGAACGGGCCCAGAAGTTCTACACCAAAACGGGTTTCACCAACGCCGGGGTGCGGACCTTCGAGCTCGGCGGCAGCGTCGAACACGACTACGTGTTCACGCAGAAGCTGTAG
- the zapE gene encoding cell division protein ZapE, producing the protein MAARLCDRNPATSPDALIDEMVPPSTFDDVSFDSYIPDPKEPSQAQAVAKARDFVARASKARSGKKGLFSRKAPSQGIGLYLDGGFGVGKTHLLASIYHSMPEPKSFATFVEVTHVVGALGFVNAVERLSQHTVLCIDEFELDDPGDTMLVSRLLTELTAKGVSIVATSNTLPGQLGEGRFAAQDFLREIRKLSSVFETIRVDGPDYRHRDLPPAPDPRTEAELVDIADSTEGATLDDFDALCDHLSTLHPSKYKDLVDGVSLVCITGVHPAKDQSVALRLVVLADRLYDAHIPVTVSGAKLDEIFTDEMLAGGYRKKYLRATSRLLALSRFAETAA; encoded by the coding sequence ATGGCGGCCCGACTTTGCGATCGCAACCCTGCGACCTCGCCGGACGCACTCATCGACGAGATGGTGCCTCCGTCGACCTTCGACGACGTGAGTTTCGACTCCTACATCCCCGATCCGAAGGAGCCGTCGCAGGCCCAGGCGGTCGCCAAGGCCCGTGATTTCGTCGCGCGTGCGTCGAAGGCGCGGTCGGGGAAGAAGGGCCTGTTCTCGCGCAAGGCGCCCTCGCAGGGGATCGGGCTGTACCTCGACGGCGGATTCGGTGTCGGCAAGACCCATCTCCTCGCCTCGATCTACCACTCCATGCCCGAGCCGAAATCTTTCGCGACCTTCGTCGAGGTCACCCATGTGGTCGGCGCGCTGGGCTTCGTCAACGCCGTCGAACGCCTCTCACAGCACACGGTGCTGTGCATCGACGAGTTCGAGCTCGACGATCCCGGCGACACGATGCTGGTGTCGCGGCTGCTCACCGAGCTCACCGCCAAGGGCGTGTCGATCGTCGCCACCTCGAACACCCTGCCCGGTCAGCTCGGCGAGGGCCGCTTCGCGGCTCAGGACTTCCTGCGTGAGATCCGCAAGCTCTCATCCGTGTTCGAGACCATCCGCGTCGACGGCCCCGACTACCGCCACCGCGACCTGCCGCCGGCTCCGGATCCCCGCACCGAGGCCGAGCTGGTCGACATCGCCGATTCCACCGAGGGCGCGACCCTCGACGACTTCGACGCGCTGTGCGACCACCTGAGCACCCTGCACCCGTCCAAGTACAAGGACCTCGTCGACGGTGTCTCGCTGGTCTGCATCACCGGGGTACACCCCGCCAAGGACCAGTCCGTGGCACTGCGACTCGTGGTGCTCGCCGACCGCCTCTACGACGCGCACATCCCGGTGACGGTGTCGGGCGCCAAGCTCGACGAGATCTTCACCGACGAGATGCTCGCCGGCGGATACCGCAAGAAGTACCTGCGCGCGACCTCGCGGCTGCTGGCGTTGTCGCGGTTCGCCGAGACGGCTGCCTGA
- a CDS encoding pyrimidine reductase family protein, which produces MFHLQKATQVTSAESDQKGDDTLLGLAEHYRYPPRPAEGPGAAAPFVRANMVSSIDGAATHDGKSGGLGGDGDKTVFRVLRGLADVILVGAGTAITEGYRQPQPDTAFAGLREENGQAPAPALALVSRSLSIPPDYPPLGHPETVVLTCGSAPADRRAALVDAGATLIDCGDEDVETAKLIETCGDRGRPRVLCEGGPSLLGSIIADDLLDELCLTTSPHLVGGRAGRIATHAADDNDDGALALKGMTPAAILTDDDGYLFMRWLRHGRSSIH; this is translated from the coding sequence ATGTTCCACCTGCAGAAAGCGACCCAGGTCACATCCGCGGAGTCCGATCAGAAGGGGGACGACACGCTGCTCGGACTCGCGGAGCACTACCGCTATCCCCCGCGGCCGGCCGAGGGGCCCGGCGCCGCGGCGCCGTTCGTCCGGGCCAACATGGTCTCCTCGATCGACGGCGCGGCGACACATGACGGCAAGTCCGGCGGGCTCGGCGGCGACGGCGACAAGACCGTCTTCCGTGTGCTGCGCGGACTGGCCGACGTGATCCTCGTCGGCGCCGGGACCGCGATCACCGAGGGATATCGCCAGCCGCAACCCGACACCGCGTTCGCCGGACTCCGGGAGGAGAACGGACAGGCACCCGCCCCCGCCCTCGCCCTGGTGTCGCGTTCACTCTCGATCCCGCCGGACTATCCGCCGCTCGGCCACCCCGAGACCGTGGTGCTCACCTGCGGGTCGGCTCCCGCGGACCGACGTGCTGCGCTCGTCGACGCCGGCGCCACCCTGATCGACTGCGGCGACGAGGACGTCGAGACGGCGAAGCTGATCGAGACGTGCGGTGACCGGGGCCGGCCGCGGGTGCTGTGCGAGGGCGGACCGAGCCTGCTCGGATCGATCATCGCCGACGACCTACTCGACGAACTGTGCCTGACGACCAGCCCCCACCTGGTCGGCGGCCGCGCCGGCCGGATCGCGACCCATGCTGCCGACGACAACGACGACGGCGCCCTGGCGCTCAAGGGAATGACACCGGCGGCGATCCTCACCGACGACGACGGCTACCTCTTCATGCGCTGGTTGCGGCACGGCCGGTCGTCCATCCACTGA
- a CDS encoding alpha/beta hydrolase, which produces MRRAHAVTAVLGVIVAITVSSCAVGPDRGPELIPGGGGGNGPATSSSAPPPAPALAVPKADLEWTDCAAGTSGRYGVARPAGVTIECAEFDSPVDRNKPDGEVVTIAATRARTATTPADAPPLVLTSGSDLPSSRTLMVMSSGPGRAFLDAHPVVAVDHRGIPQSGDLDCMTRLERSTIADNGLTSRGTTTQARISRLASAASSASDGCTETLTPYQLNFGAQFAAADLETLRQKWGVEHLGLIGVGEGSDVVLSYASLYGGRAGRIILDTPTPFGANARDRANLRAQGVQAALQGFAQRCSTLDGCTLGTNGVGVMTGLLAKARAGRLDGLSDTTALNAITTTLALAPDRPEALLDLSRAITGADRGDTAALVRLADRATTLRTTDGALVSRCNDVTGPVGQNEIPGLVDAWTKQNPLTGADSALSLVRCNGWASDNGARPPSSLPADPLILNGTRDPVNGGNGANTLVPLFMNAGAEPVTVSWDGLGFSVLGRSACAAQVAAEYVEKTPLEGPTQRGCPT; this is translated from the coding sequence ATGCGAAGAGCGCACGCCGTCACGGCAGTCCTGGGTGTGATCGTCGCGATCACCGTGTCGTCGTGCGCGGTGGGCCCCGACCGCGGCCCGGAACTCATCCCCGGTGGCGGCGGCGGCAACGGCCCGGCGACCTCGTCGTCGGCTCCGCCCCCGGCGCCTGCGCTCGCCGTACCGAAGGCCGATCTCGAGTGGACCGACTGCGCCGCGGGCACCAGCGGACGCTACGGCGTCGCCCGCCCGGCCGGGGTGACCATCGAATGCGCCGAGTTCGACTCGCCGGTCGACCGGAACAAGCCCGACGGTGAGGTCGTCACGATCGCGGCGACCCGAGCGCGCACCGCGACCACGCCCGCCGACGCCCCGCCGCTCGTACTCACGTCCGGGTCGGATCTCCCGTCGTCGCGGACCCTGATGGTGATGTCCTCGGGCCCGGGCCGGGCGTTCCTCGACGCCCACCCCGTGGTGGCCGTCGATCATCGCGGCATCCCCCAGAGCGGGGACCTGGACTGCATGACCCGACTGGAACGCAGCACGATCGCCGACAACGGGCTCACCTCCCGCGGAACCACCACCCAGGCGCGCATCTCGCGGCTCGCCTCGGCCGCGTCGTCGGCCTCGGACGGTTGCACGGAGACGCTGACGCCGTACCAGCTCAACTTCGGGGCACAGTTCGCCGCCGCAGACCTCGAGACGCTCCGGCAGAAGTGGGGCGTCGAGCATCTGGGTCTCATCGGCGTCGGCGAGGGCTCCGACGTCGTCCTGTCCTATGCCTCCCTCTACGGCGGCCGCGCCGGACGCATCATCCTCGACACCCCCACGCCCTTCGGCGCCAATGCCCGCGATCGGGCGAATCTGCGCGCGCAGGGTGTGCAGGCCGCGCTGCAGGGGTTCGCACAGCGATGCTCCACGCTCGACGGGTGCACGCTCGGCACCAACGGGGTGGGTGTGATGACCGGCCTGCTCGCCAAGGCGCGCGCCGGCCGCCTCGACGGCCTGTCGGACACCACCGCACTGAACGCGATCACCACCACGCTCGCTCTCGCCCCTGACCGTCCCGAAGCGCTGCTCGACCTGTCCCGCGCCATCACCGGCGCCGACCGGGGTGACACCGCCGCACTGGTCCGGTTGGCCGATCGGGCTACGACCCTGCGGACGACCGACGGCGCCCTGGTCTCCCGTTGCAATGACGTCACCGGCCCGGTCGGTCAGAACGAGATCCCCGGTCTCGTGGACGCCTGGACGAAGCAGAATCCACTGACCGGCGCCGACAGCGCGCTGTCGCTGGTGCGCTGCAACGGATGGGCGTCGGACAACGGGGCGCGCCCGCCGTCGTCGCTGCCCGCCGACCCGCTGATCCTCAACGGCACCCGGGACCCGGTGAACGGCGGCAACGGGGCGAACACCCTCGTACCGCTGTTCATGAACGCGGGCGCCGAGCCCGTCACCGTCAGCTGGGACGGACTGGGCTTCTCGGTGCTGGGTCGCAGCGCATGTGCGGCCCAGGTCGCGGCCGAATACGTGGAGAAGACGCCTCTCGAGGGTCCCACTCAGCGGGGCTGCCCCACCTGA
- a CDS encoding glycosyltransferase family 87 protein, producing the protein MANLDRYLYPQMSAQRIIPMILWPISLFMVVHRSLFLGVNGDRTDDFKPVYAAAYNFLNSLPVYGENYATVDPHYLYPPSGTLLMSPVAVIDYERARWAFIAASVVALLVCAYLLTRMFGYALNSWVMPTVLFAFFFTETVSHTLIFTNFNSFVLLGMLAFLMLMRSRHDWWAGVPMGLTLAVKPVLAPLMLLPLLNRQWRVFVLAIVIPLVLMALAWPLSVDADAFISRTVPYLGEARDYYNSSIAGNGAYFGVAPWLVLLLRVAFVAMAAFSLWFLYRYYRKTNELLWLTTSSGVLLGTTFLVGSLGQGYYSMLLFPLLMTVLLPGSAMRNWSAWLGVYGCMTFDSFYSQRWTAFGWMVEYNKVTWGWSLLMIAVFCSLLFRWLDMRSDGVTGEDTVMRSETDAPPAPATKTDDSLSLSK; encoded by the coding sequence GTGGCGAATCTCGACAGGTATCTCTATCCCCAGATGAGTGCGCAGCGGATCATCCCGATGATCCTGTGGCCGATCAGCCTGTTCATGGTCGTGCACCGCTCGTTGTTCCTGGGTGTCAACGGCGACCGCACCGACGACTTCAAGCCGGTGTACGCCGCGGCCTACAACTTCCTGAACAGCCTGCCGGTCTACGGCGAGAACTACGCCACGGTCGATCCGCACTACCTGTACCCGCCGTCGGGCACGCTCCTGATGTCGCCGGTCGCGGTCATCGACTACGAACGTGCCCGCTGGGCGTTCATCGCGGCGAGCGTGGTGGCCCTGCTGGTCTGCGCCTACCTGTTGACCCGGATGTTCGGTTACGCGCTGAACTCGTGGGTGATGCCGACGGTGCTGTTCGCCTTCTTCTTCACCGAGACCGTCTCGCACACGCTGATCTTCACGAACTTCAACTCGTTCGTGCTGCTGGGCATGCTCGCCTTCCTGATGCTGATGCGCTCGCGGCACGACTGGTGGGCGGGTGTACCGATGGGTCTGACGCTCGCCGTGAAACCCGTTCTGGCGCCGCTGATGCTGTTGCCCCTGCTCAACCGGCAGTGGCGGGTGTTCGTCCTCGCCATCGTGATCCCGCTGGTCCTGATGGCACTCGCCTGGCCGCTCTCGGTGGATGCCGACGCCTTCATCAGCCGGACGGTCCCGTACCTCGGTGAGGCCCGCGATTACTACAACAGCTCGATCGCCGGCAACGGCGCCTACTTCGGCGTCGCACCGTGGCTGGTGCTGCTGCTGCGTGTCGCGTTCGTGGCGATGGCCGCGTTCTCGCTGTGGTTCCTGTACCGCTACTACCGCAAGACCAATGAACTGCTGTGGCTCACGACGTCGTCGGGTGTGCTGCTGGGCACCACCTTCCTCGTCGGCTCGCTCGGCCAGGGCTACTACTCGATGCTGCTGTTCCCGCTGCTGATGACGGTGCTGCTGCCCGGATCGGCGATGCGGAACTGGTCCGCCTGGCTCGGCGTGTACGGCTGCATGACCTTCGACAGCTTCTATTCGCAGCGGTGGACCGCGTTCGGCTGGATGGTCGAGTACAACAAGGTGACCTGGGGATGGTCGCTGCTGATGATCGCCGTGTTCTGCTCGCTGCTGTTCCGCTGGCTCGACATGCGGTCCGACGGCGTCACCGGCGAGGACACCGTGATGCGGTCGGAGACCGACGCTCCCCCGGCGCCGGCGACGAAGACCGACGACTCGCTGTCGCTCTCGAAGTAG
- the msrB gene encoding peptide-methionine (R)-S-oxide reductase MsrB, producing the protein MTDSKPDTENLANLTDAEWKQRLTPAEYRVLRQAGTEAPFTGEYTDTKTVGVYRCRACDTELFRSEQKFESHCGWPSFFSPLAGDKIIEVEDNSLGMKRVEVLCANCKSHLGHVFSGEGYDTPTDLRYCINSISLKLEPAE; encoded by the coding sequence ATGACCGACAGCAAGCCTGACACCGAGAACCTCGCGAACCTCACCGACGCGGAGTGGAAGCAGCGCCTCACCCCGGCCGAGTACCGGGTTCTGCGCCAGGCCGGCACCGAGGCACCGTTCACCGGCGAGTACACCGACACCAAGACGGTCGGCGTCTACCGCTGCCGGGCATGCGACACGGAGCTGTTCCGCAGCGAGCAGAAGTTCGAATCCCACTGCGGCTGGCCGTCGTTCTTCTCACCCCTCGCCGGCGACAAGATCATCGAGGTCGAGGACAACTCGCTCGGCATGAAGCGGGTCGAGGTGCTCTGCGCGAACTGCAAGAGCCACCTGGGTCATGTGTTCTCCGGTGAGGGCTACGACACCCCCACCGACCTGCGCTACTGCATCAACTCGATCAGCCTGAAGCTCGAGCCGGCCGAGTAG